A region from the Flavobacteriales bacterium genome encodes:
- a CDS encoding VTT domain-containing protein, translating into MELIQPIIDLVKDPKSVIDAFIAAHGSLVYALLFAIIFVETGLVVMPFLPGDSLLFVAGSLAAGAAPTLNIWFLFFLLFAAAVLGDNLNYWVGRFFGPRVVKWKTFGYDLVKQKHLDKTHGYFEKYGVKTIIIARFIPIVRTITPFVAGVGAMSYRKKFLPFDIAGGALWIGSMLTAGYLIGNSEIVQKNFKLVVLGIIGISVLPMVIEIARARFGKRRRPDPSGGNRSAA; encoded by the coding sequence ATGGAGCTCATCCAACCGATCATTGATCTGGTCAAGGACCCCAAGTCGGTCATTGATGCCTTCATCGCGGCGCACGGAAGTCTGGTTTACGCGCTGCTATTCGCCATCATCTTCGTGGAGACCGGCCTGGTCGTGATGCCCTTCCTGCCAGGTGACTCGTTGCTCTTTGTGGCAGGTTCGCTGGCCGCTGGAGCCGCGCCCACGCTCAACATCTGGTTCCTTTTCTTCCTCCTCTTCGCGGCAGCGGTGCTCGGTGACAACCTGAACTATTGGGTCGGTCGGTTCTTCGGTCCGCGCGTGGTGAAGTGGAAGACGTTCGGCTACGACCTGGTGAAACAGAAGCACCTGGACAAGACGCACGGTTACTTCGAGAAGTACGGCGTGAAGACGATCATCATCGCCCGCTTCATTCCCATCGTTCGCACCATTACCCCGTTCGTCGCTGGCGTGGGCGCCATGAGCTACCGGAAGAAATTCCTGCCCTTCGACATCGCGGGCGGTGCGCTGTGGATCGGCAGCATGCTCACCGCGGGTTATCTCATCGGCAATAGCGAGATCGTGCAGAAGAACTTCAAGCTAGTGGTGCTGGGCATCATCGGCATCAGCGTGCTGCCCATGGTCATCGAGATCGCACGCGCCCGTTTCGGCAAGCGTCGGCGTCCCGATCCATCGGGAGGCAATAGATCGGCGGCGTGA
- a CDS encoding shikimate dehydrogenase: MERYGLIGHPVSHSFSQRYFTDKFQRENINARYDLFDVPDVGGLRALVAAQEGLRGLNVTVPHKQSVMPLLDELAPTARSIGAVNTVHINGGKLIGHNTDAEGFRRMLLPLLGTERPRALVLGTGGASRAVAYVLKELNIKFRLVSRTRDRGDLTFDMVDATVIKVSPLIINTTPLGQHPLVDEAPQLPYDQLTPRHLLVDLVYNPEVTTFMRHGRDHGARTCNGLPMLHAQAEAAWRVWNN, encoded by the coding sequence GTGGAACGCTACGGGCTCATCGGACATCCGGTATCGCACAGCTTCAGCCAGCGGTACTTCACGGACAAATTCCAGCGCGAGAACATCAACGCGCGCTACGACCTTTTCGATGTGCCCGATGTCGGCGGGTTACGTGCTCTGGTAGCCGCACAAGAGGGCCTGCGCGGACTGAACGTGACCGTACCGCACAAGCAGAGCGTTATGCCGCTGCTCGATGAACTGGCACCCACTGCCCGCAGCATTGGCGCAGTGAACACGGTGCACATCAACGGCGGCAAGCTCATCGGCCACAACACCGATGCGGAAGGCTTCCGCCGGATGCTGCTGCCATTGCTCGGCACCGAACGCCCGCGCGCACTCGTGCTTGGCACGGGCGGCGCAAGTCGCGCTGTTGCGTACGTGCTCAAGGAACTGAACATCAAGTTCCGCCTCGTGAGCCGCACCCGCGATCGCGGCGACCTCACCTTCGACATGGTGGATGCGACCGTGATTAAAGTGAGCCCGCTCATCATCAACACCACGCCGCTGGGCCAACACCCGCTCGTGGACGAAGCGCCGCAACTGCCCTACGACCAGCTCACACCTCGCCACCTGCTGGTTGACCTGGTGTACAATCCGGAGGTGACGACCTTCATGCGGCACGGGCGCGACCATGGCGCGCGCACTTGCAACGGCCTGCCCATGCTGCATGCACAAGCGGAGGCCGCGTGGCGGGTGTGGAACAACTGA
- the dusB gene encoding tRNA dihydrouridine synthase DusB codes for MPHIGPLQLPEFPLLLAPMEDVSDPPFRALCKRHGADLMYTEFISSEGLIRKAAKGLKKLDIFPEERPIGIQLFGGSEDAMEEAARIAEEVQPDLIDINYGCPVHKVVSKGAGACLLLDVDKMVRLTEKVVKAVKLPVTVKTRLGWDDRTKNIIEVAERLQDVGIQALSIHGRTRAQLYKGPADWTLIGEVKNNPRMHIPIFGNGDIDSPEKALEYRGRYGVDGVMIGRASIGHPWIFNDIKHFLRTGTHPAPPTLDDRVDAAREHLERSIAWKGTYEGVVEMRRHYSNYFKGLPDFKQMRLRLCTTNDPEALYALLDEVRMMYRAAA; via the coding sequence ATGCCGCACATCGGGCCACTGCAACTGCCGGAATTCCCGCTCCTCCTTGCTCCCATGGAGGATGTGAGCGATCCGCCGTTCCGCGCGCTGTGCAAGCGCCACGGCGCCGACCTGATGTACACCGAGTTCATCAGCAGCGAAGGACTGATCCGCAAGGCGGCCAAAGGCCTGAAGAAGCTCGACATCTTCCCGGAGGAACGACCCATCGGCATCCAGCTCTTCGGTGGCAGCGAGGACGCGATGGAGGAGGCCGCGCGCATTGCAGAAGAAGTTCAACCTGATCTCATCGACATCAACTACGGCTGTCCGGTGCACAAGGTGGTGAGCAAGGGTGCGGGCGCGTGCCTGCTGCTCGATGTGGACAAGATGGTGCGCCTCACCGAGAAGGTGGTGAAGGCCGTGAAGCTGCCCGTGACGGTGAAGACACGTCTCGGTTGGGACGACCGGACCAAGAACATCATCGAGGTGGCCGAGCGGCTGCAAGATGTTGGCATCCAGGCGCTGAGCATCCACGGCCGCACGCGCGCGCAGCTCTACAAGGGCCCGGCAGATTGGACGCTGATCGGCGAGGTGAAGAACAACCCGCGGATGCACATCCCCATCTTCGGCAACGGCGATATTGATAGCCCGGAGAAGGCATTGGAATACCGCGGTCGCTATGGCGTGGATGGCGTGATGATCGGTCGTGCCAGCATCGGCCATCCGTGGATCTTCAACGACATCAAGCACTTCCTGCGCACCGGAACCCACCCAGCGCCCCCGACGCTTGATGATCGCGTGGATGCCGCACGCGAACACCTGGAACGCAGCATCGCTTGGAAAGGCACCTATGAGGGCGTGGTGGAGATGCGCCGCCACTACAGCAACTATTTCAAGGGCCTGCCCGACTTCAAGCAAATGCGCTTACGGCTTTGCACCACGAACGACCCCGAAGCGCTTTACGCACTGCTGGACGAAGTGAGGATGATGTACAGGGCGGCGGCCTAG
- a CDS encoding DUF4296 domain-containing protein gives MRSGSVILFLISLLGCMGPEQQPPADLIPRDRFVQVLADVHAIEARISHEMVVDQRTDSPAQRYYDEMYAERGITKEQYTKTYTWYTEHPEVMKALYDEVLQELGKRKETANS, from the coding sequence ATGAGGAGCGGGTCCGTCATCCTCTTTCTGATCAGCCTCCTCGGTTGCATGGGCCCGGAACAGCAGCCACCGGCGGATCTGATCCCGCGCGACAGATTCGTTCAAGTGCTTGCCGACGTGCACGCAATCGAGGCGCGCATCAGCCACGAGATGGTGGTGGACCAGCGCACCGACAGCCCTGCACAACGCTACTACGATGAGATGTATGCCGAGCGTGGCATCACCAAGGAGCAGTACACAAAGACGTACACCTGGTACACCGAACACCCCGAGGTGATGAAGGCGTTGTACGACGAGGTGCTGCAGGAACTGGGCAAGCGGAAGGAAACGGCCAATAGCTAG
- a CDS encoding dihydroorotase has protein sequence MEASSWLIRNAHVVNEGRSFQADVLVRDGFIERVETKGLGEARGAKEFDAQGKYLLPGAIDDQVHFREPGLTHKDDIAHGSKAAVAGGITSFMEMPNTQPQTLTQELLRDKYMLGAASSVANYSFFMGVGNSNIDEVLRTDPRTVCGLKAFLGSSTGDMLVDDERALDKLFREAHMILAVHAEHEPTVKANLTRALAKYGDNIPVEEHPIIRDADACYRSSSAAVARAKEHGTRLHVLHISTARELDLFTPGPLESKRITAEACIHHLWFDEHAYAAKGALVKWNPAIKTGADRAAIRQAVLDDRIDVIATDHAPHTMDEKGLPYAKCPSGAPMVQHALVAMLELVRQGAISLERVVEKMCHAPARLFDIDRRGHVREGYRADLVLVDLNSPWQVAKENLLYKCGWSPLEGQRFSSRVMSTWVNGQRVWDGRHVDAAVRGERLLFNR, from the coding sequence ATGGAAGCGAGCAGCTGGCTCATCCGCAACGCACATGTGGTCAATGAGGGCAGGTCTTTCCAGGCCGACGTGCTGGTGCGGGATGGTTTCATTGAACGTGTGGAGACGAAAGGCCTCGGTGAAGCCCGTGGTGCGAAGGAGTTTGATGCGCAAGGCAAGTACCTGCTGCCCGGCGCCATCGACGACCAAGTTCACTTCCGGGAACCGGGCCTAACGCACAAGGACGACATCGCTCATGGAAGCAAGGCGGCCGTGGCCGGTGGGATCACCAGCTTCATGGAGATGCCCAACACGCAGCCACAAACGCTCACCCAGGAATTGCTCCGGGACAAGTACATGCTGGGCGCCGCCAGTTCGGTGGCCAATTACAGCTTCTTCATGGGTGTGGGCAACAGCAACATCGATGAGGTGTTGCGCACCGATCCACGCACCGTTTGCGGATTGAAGGCCTTCCTTGGCAGCAGTACCGGCGACATGCTGGTTGACGACGAGCGCGCATTGGACAAGCTCTTCCGCGAGGCGCACATGATCCTGGCCGTGCATGCTGAGCACGAACCCACGGTGAAAGCCAATCTGACCAGGGCCTTAGCGAAGTACGGCGACAACATTCCGGTGGAAGAGCATCCGATCATTCGCGATGCGGACGCGTGTTACCGGAGCAGCAGTGCAGCGGTGGCGCGAGCAAAAGAGCATGGCACACGCCTGCACGTCCTGCACATCAGTACGGCCCGCGAACTTGACCTGTTCACGCCAGGACCGTTGGAGAGCAAGCGGATCACGGCCGAAGCCTGCATCCATCACCTCTGGTTCGATGAGCATGCCTATGCCGCCAAAGGCGCACTGGTGAAGTGGAACCCCGCCATCAAGACCGGTGCGGATCGCGCTGCCATCCGCCAAGCGGTGCTCGATGACCGAATTGATGTGATCGCGACGGACCACGCCCCGCATACGATGGATGAGAAGGGACTGCCGTATGCCAAATGCCCGAGCGGTGCGCCGATGGTGCAGCATGCGCTGGTGGCCATGCTTGAACTCGTGCGCCAAGGAGCCATCTCGTTGGAGCGCGTCGTGGAGAAAATGTGCCACGCACCTGCACGTTTGTTCGACATTGATCGACGTGGTCATGTGCGCGAAGGTTACCGCGCCGACCTGGTGCTGGTGGACCTCAACTCACCGTGGCAGGTCGCAAAGGAGAACCTGCTGTACAAGTGCGGTTGGAGCCCGCTCGAAGGACAGCGATTCAGCAGCCGGGTGATGAGCACATGGGTGAACGGCCAGCGGGTTTGGGACGGCCGCCATGTGGATGCGGCAGTGCGTGGCGAACGATTGCTCTTCAACCGATGA